From the genome of bacterium:
CTTCCCATCGATGCCGTTTGTCCGAAATTCGACGTTGTCGATCTTGAAAGCGACCTGGCGCTGGCCGATCTCGACGTCGACGGAGCCTTCGTTGCCGAGAATGCGGCGAATGTCGTCCATCAGCTTGCCGGCAACGATCACGCGGCCGGTCTCTTCACCTTCGATATCCGCAACCGGCACTGTCATGCGAGACAGCTTCTTGCCGTCGGTCGCCGTGGCGCGCAGCGTCCCCTCGCGAAGCTCCAGCAGAATCCCCATCAGCACGCGACGGTGGTCCTTTGCCGGCACGGCGTAGGAAACGGCATCGATGAGCGATTTCAACTGCTTCTGGGTCAGATGAAACCGCGTGAGCGCCGTCTCGGGCTGCCACTTCGGATAATCGTCTGCTGGCAGCGTCACGAGCTTGTAGTCGTTCGTGTCGCTGATGACGCGCACCTGGCCGCCCAGATCCTCGATCTGGACCGAGGAGCCGGCAGGCAGCAGCCCGACAAGCTCCGCCAGCTTATCCGCCGGCAGGGTCAGCTTGCCCGGTCCACCAGCGGTCTTGCCGGGGATGCGGACGCGGACCATGGATTCAAGGTCGGTTCCGAGGAAGATGGCGTGATCGTCCTGCGCGTCGATGAGCAGGTTCGAGAGAACTGGCAGCGTGGTGCTGGCGCGCTTCAGCAGAGCCGCCACAACCGACGAAGCCTGGGACAAGTCCTTCTGATCGAAATTCAGTTGCACGTCGAAGCCCTTTGCCTGGGCCGCCGATACGCACGGCGCCCGTGAAATCTTGACTCCCCACACAAGCCAGTCTGAGGCCCCGGCGCAAGCATGGAATGCGGGAAATGTGGCCGTTTCAGGGCGTTTGGAGACGCGACCGCGGGATTCCGCTACTGGCCTCTCCTCCACTCCTGATAATGCAGGGGATGACCCTGCTCGATGGCCTTGTTCTGGAAGTTCGTCTCGTAGTCACCTCCCATTGGATCCAGGTCGAGGCGGCGTTCGTGGACGAGCTCCAGGAAATCGGCTCCGTGCAGCAGACCGTCGATGACCTCGAAGTACTCCGTCACGTCCGTCTTCATGAACAGGCGCCCGCCGGGCTTCAGCGTGCGTCGCAGAATCTCGATGAATCGCGGCTGCCACAGACGGCGGCGATGATGGCGCTTCTTTGGCCAGGGGTCGCTGTAGTAGACATGGTATGTGTCGACAGAATGCTCGGGCGGATAGTCCTCCAGGAAGTACAACGCGTCGCAGCGCAACACGCGCACGTTGGTCAGCCCGCGGCGGCGGCACTTGTCGTTGGTGCGATGCGTTTCGGAACCGGTCTTGTCGATCCCAAGCAGATTGATCTCGGGATGATCCTTGGCGTACTCGGCGCAGAAGAAACCGCTGCCGATACCAACCTCGA
Proteins encoded in this window:
- the dnaN gene encoding DNA polymerase III subunit beta; this encodes MQLNFDQKDLSQASSVVAALLKRASTTLPVLSNLLIDAQDDHAIFLGTDLESMVRVRIPGKTAGGPGKLTLPADKLAELVGLLPAGSSVQIEDLGGQVRVISDTNDYKLVTLPADDYPKWQPETALTRFHLTQKQLKSLIDAVSYAVPAKDHRRVLMGILLELREGTLRATATDGKKLSRMTVPVADIEGEETGRVIVAGKLMDDIRRILGNEGSVDVEIGQRQVAFKIDNVEFRTNGIDGKYPDCDAVIPRDFPVGVRLNRDSFQAGARRAGVVSDDKSKSIILKLEDNLCHFSSMAADIGTFTGDTQVEYDGPAIEVAFNYQMLIETLNSFSHPDIHLNIKSSQAPCLFKCDEEPDHLCVLMPIKLADIRPRADHDDGGQ
- the trmB gene encoding tRNA (guanosine(46)-N7)-methyltransferase TrmB, with the translated sequence MESQTPPVDCFPPLRPAPDGHWNLGLDLAELEKPLDFDRLFGRSAPVEIEVGIGSGFFCAEYAKDHPEINLLGIDKTGSETHRTNDKCRRRGLTNVRVLRCDALYFLEDYPPEHSVDTYHVYYSDPWPKKRHHRRRLWQPRFIEILRRTLKPGGRLFMKTDVTEYFEVIDGLLHGADFLELVHERRLDLDPMGGDYETNFQNKAIEQGHPLHYQEWRRGQ